The Caldanaerobius fijiensis DSM 17918 genomic sequence TTGCCTATTGATTTTAATTTATTAGAAACAACAGAAATTTCATCCTTTGCTATTAAACCTAAAGCTAATTTCAAAGCCATAATTCCACTCCCCCAAATCCTTCAGTATCACCCTCCCGCGCTCTGATACTTTTTAAGCCCTATGTTCCAAAAGGTATGTGCTATGGTAAAAGCTATAACTGCAACCAAAGGGGTTATCAAAGCGAGGTTTTTATAGGCTTCTTTATCCAAGAGATATGAAGCAGGATAAAAGCTTGTAAATGCAAAGGGCACAACCCATGTTATCAATATCTGTATGGCTTTATGGTATATCGTCAAAGGGTATTTCGCAAACTCGTTTAAGTGATGTACCATCACCATGGTACTCATCACGTCTATAAACCAGAAAGCTATGGTAGCCATAAAGAGGTTTATGGAAAAATATATAATTGCACCGCTCAATGCCGCTACTATTAGGTATATCACTTTCAACACAGTGAAGGGCATGTGAAGATGTATTAATGAATAAACAACCATTCCTGTACCGAATATGACAAACCCAAGGCCATGGGGCTCAATTCCATCTGCTACTA encodes the following:
- a CDS encoding ABC transporter permease, coding for MIFIWVIFSHIPKIEGWEFYQIGLVYGLAAIPSGLAEFFLNTVWNLPSYYINQGNLDRVLIRPLNPLYTIVADGIEPHGLGFVIFGTGMVVYSLIHLHMPFTVLKVIYLIVAALSGAIIYFSINLFMATIAFWFIDVMSTMVMVHHLNEFAKYPLTIYHKAIQILITWVVPFAFTSFYPASYLLDKEAYKNLALITPLVAVIAFTIAHTFWNIGLKKYQSAGG